One region of Mucilaginibacter sp. 14171R-50 genomic DNA includes:
- a CDS encoding VOC family protein: MATQIFVNLPVKDLDKSVAFFTKLGYTFNPQFTNENATCMIISDTIFVMLLVEPFFQTFTTKEIINANKAVECIICLSADSKDAVNDMVEKAEAAGARIPKPATDYGFMYQHSYEDLDGHIWEFAWMDPNGMPEHQ, encoded by the coding sequence ATGGCAACTCAAATTTTCGTGAACCTACCGGTTAAAGACCTTGATAAGTCGGTAGCGTTCTTTACCAAACTTGGTTATACTTTTAACCCGCAATTTACCAACGAGAATGCAACCTGCATGATCATCAGCGATACTATATTCGTAATGCTGCTGGTTGAACCGTTCTTCCAGACTTTTACAACTAAAGAAATAATAAATGCCAATAAAGCGGTTGAGTGCATTATATGCTTATCGGCCGATAGCAAGGATGCTGTGAACGACATGGTGGAAAAAGCTGAAGCCGCCGGCGCCAGGATACCCAAGCCGGCAACCGATTATGGCTTTATGTACCAGCATAGCTATGAAGACCTTGACGGCCACATTTGGGAATTTGCATGGATGGACCCAAATGGCATGCCTGAGCATCAGTAA
- a CDS encoding glyoxalase superfamily protein, whose protein sequence is MTIVKPMFRMFDYDKAIEFYINWLGFKIDWEHKIDGIPIYIQLSLNDVQFHLSEHHGDASPGSHFRIENFTGLKAYHQQLIDKQYKYNRPGLQVPEWNPNSIEMTVNDPFLNRITFAEVINSKS, encoded by the coding sequence ATGACTATCGTAAAACCCATGTTCCGGATGTTTGATTATGATAAGGCTATTGAGTTTTATATAAATTGGCTTGGCTTTAAGATAGACTGGGAGCATAAAATTGATGGCATACCAATTTATATACAATTATCACTAAACGACGTACAGTTTCACTTGTCTGAGCATCACGGCGACGCCAGCCCGGGCTCGCATTTCCGTATTGAAAATTTCACTGGCTTAAAAGCTTATCATCAGCAACTGATAGACAAACAATATAAATACAACCGCCCGGGTTTGCAGGTACCCGAGTGGAACCCCAACTCGATAGAGATGACCGTGAATGACCCTTTTTTGAACCGTATCACGTTTGCAGAGGTTATAAATAGCAAGTCGTGA